In Achromobacter spanius, the following proteins share a genomic window:
- a CDS encoding response regulator, translated as MDNPHTKLLVVDDDPALRQLLADYLNRHGYDTLLAPDATDLSTRITRYAPDLLVLDRMLPGGDGADACRRLREQGEDIPVILLTARDEAVDRIIGLEAGADDYVGKPFDPRELLARIEAVLRRKRGPSALTKDAPVTFGPFLFDPSTRQLSRDGTVVKLTGGEINLLEALVRNAGKPLSRERLLALARDDDSGERNDRAIDIAILRLRRVIEDDPKQPRWIQTVWGIGYRFSP; from the coding sequence ATGGACAATCCTCATACCAAGCTGCTGGTCGTCGACGACGACCCGGCCCTGCGTCAGCTGCTGGCCGACTACCTGAATCGGCACGGTTACGACACCTTGCTGGCGCCAGATGCCACCGACCTGTCGACGCGCATTACCCGTTACGCCCCCGACCTGCTCGTGCTGGACCGCATGCTGCCCGGCGGCGACGGCGCCGACGCATGCCGCCGCCTGCGCGAGCAAGGCGAAGACATCCCCGTCATTCTTCTGACCGCGCGCGACGAGGCCGTGGACCGCATCATCGGCCTGGAAGCAGGCGCCGACGATTACGTCGGCAAGCCGTTTGACCCGCGTGAACTGCTGGCCCGCATTGAAGCCGTGTTGCGCCGCAAGCGCGGCCCGTCCGCCTTGACCAAGGACGCGCCGGTCACCTTCGGCCCGTTCCTGTTCGACCCGTCCACCCGGCAGTTGTCGCGCGATGGCACGGTCGTCAAGCTGACGGGCGGCGAGATCAATTTGCTGGAAGCCCTGGTGCGCAACGCGGGCAAGCCGCTGTCGCGCGAACGCCTGCTGGCGCTTGCGCGCGACGATGACTCAGGCGAACGCAACGACCGCGCCATCGACATCGCCATTCTGCGCTTGCGCCGCGTGATCGAAGACGACCCGAAACAGCCGCGCTGGATCCAGACCGTTTGGGGCATTGGCTACCGGTTCTCGCCCTGA
- a CDS encoding fimbrial protein, which translates to MVAPAIWRRRLLHAALTAGVVCPLSAALADTLDASPSSVTSPAPGAPVLMARGIGVLSPVQPIPVRPAPSIASRAVPLDPPLCGLEVAEPAMDTSVRGGEDEGEGSGLIPGLDSSLSGSREDIPVECVNTPAAVIEDSTPDYSFALEDSDIPRVPVVVISGVSRPTRPWFASVSGQDGLRYGGDRNWVYRNTAGPSLTVGNINANAPVWGSSAPVGGVQIANWAGSAATVPEGSFGYSSSVGKLNRMDPTARSGAVDYGASVGSGSVRYGLTPALTLEGQMQSAPALTTRGMGTTYAAGEYGTFQAGATQSSFDASNAWRYRFGYNVDVADMVNLGYTNEQIGAGFGDLSTYSGGVASAPQIRNTLSAGVPITGWGTVSGTYSGLREGSTLAEQRVGLSHSMFVAPKVQLAVGADRDIVSGNYEWRANLSMPVDTFMRGTWFSW; encoded by the coding sequence ATGGTCGCCCCTGCAATCTGGCGCAGACGGTTGTTGCACGCGGCGCTGACGGCGGGGGTGGTTTGCCCACTGTCGGCCGCGCTTGCCGACACGCTTGATGCGTCCCCCTCTTCCGTTACGTCGCCCGCACCGGGGGCGCCGGTGCTGATGGCACGCGGCATCGGCGTACTGTCGCCGGTGCAGCCGATTCCCGTGCGCCCGGCGCCGTCGATCGCTTCGCGCGCCGTTCCCCTGGACCCGCCCCTGTGCGGTCTGGAAGTTGCCGAGCCCGCCATGGACACCAGCGTGCGCGGGGGCGAAGACGAGGGCGAGGGTTCCGGTTTGATCCCCGGCCTGGACTCAAGCCTGTCGGGAAGCCGCGAAGACATCCCGGTGGAGTGTGTAAACACCCCTGCGGCGGTTATTGAAGACAGCACACCCGACTATTCCTTCGCCTTGGAAGACAGCGACATACCCCGCGTGCCTGTCGTGGTGATCTCGGGCGTTTCGCGCCCGACCCGCCCCTGGTTCGCGTCGGTCAGCGGCCAGGATGGCCTGCGCTACGGCGGCGACCGCAACTGGGTGTACCGGAACACGGCCGGCCCGTCGCTGACGGTAGGCAATATCAACGCCAATGCCCCCGTCTGGGGCAGCAGCGCGCCAGTGGGCGGGGTGCAGATCGCCAACTGGGCCGGCTCGGCCGCCACCGTGCCGGAGGGCAGCTTCGGCTACTCGTCGTCGGTCGGCAAGCTGAACCGGATGGACCCGACCGCGCGGTCGGGCGCGGTGGATTACGGCGCGTCGGTGGGCTCCGGCAGCGTGCGATACGGGCTGACCCCGGCGCTCACCTTGGAAGGCCAGATGCAAAGCGCGCCCGCGCTGACCACGCGCGGCATGGGCACGACCTATGCGGCGGGCGAATACGGCACGTTCCAGGCGGGCGCCACGCAAAGCTCGTTCGACGCTTCCAACGCCTGGCGCTACCGCTTCGGCTACAACGTGGACGTAGCCGACATGGTCAACCTGGGCTACACCAACGAACAGATCGGCGCGGGGTTCGGCGACCTGTCCACCTATTCCGGCGGCGTGGCCTCGGCGCCGCAGATCCGCAACACCCTGTCGGCGGGCGTGCCCATCACTGGCTGGGGCACCGTCAGCGGCACCTATTCGGGGTTGCGCGAGGGCTCGACCCTTGCCGAGCAGCGTGTGGGCCTGTCGCACAGCATGTTCGTGGCACCCAAGGTGCAACTGGCGGTGGGCGCCGACCGTGACATCGTGTCGGGCAACTACGAATGGCGTGCCAACCTCAGCATGCCCGTGGATACCTTCATGCGCGGCACCTGGTTCAGTTGGTAG
- a CDS encoding sensor histidine kinase, which translates to MRFLARFLVPRSLRARLILLILGSVLLTQAATLVTVSYFRHKFMEDVAIGYIVTTIRTLRAALSEVPAEDRADFVRTASQNQWRLWSRVLPAEAKLQRFNGRRPPPPPRSAPRPPPPPASDARPGDMPPPPEGHGDDRGDERGGEHEADADQTDTRTAQQREADRAAHEERMRRHNKPEPDDIRRDLKALVQLLNERLNDGTRVALSRGPTPEIFISLAPNSASEDVPRLREWLVIPLERLDPPVATPFIAAWLGGLGLLLLLAVGFSWHITRPITRLADAADRLAAGQPQRVEPSGPHETRALGERFNAMLDALAESDSVRRTLLSGLPHDLKGPLSRMWLRIEMADDSKLKEGLRTDLQDMQHMVDQFIGFVRGTDPAAYRYAPIVLSEWLAERVGAWHGAGTDITLKSVDDDAPLVVQADAVALGRLLDNLIGNALNHGAPPVDVSLRREAREAVLDVADHGPGIVPERRQEALRPFSRLDDARTRTGSVGLGLALAEAIARAHGGSLELRQAESGGLCVRVRLPLSENA; encoded by the coding sequence ATGCGTTTTCTTGCCCGCTTCCTGGTGCCGCGCTCGCTGCGGGCGCGCTTGATTCTGCTGATCCTGGGTTCCGTCCTGCTGACGCAAGCAGCCACGCTGGTGACGGTGTCGTACTTCCGGCACAAGTTCATGGAAGACGTGGCCATCGGCTACATCGTCACCACCATCCGCACCCTGCGCGCCGCCTTGTCCGAAGTGCCCGCCGAGGACCGCGCGGATTTCGTGCGCACGGCGTCTCAGAACCAATGGCGGCTGTGGTCGCGCGTGCTGCCTGCCGAAGCCAAGTTGCAGCGCTTCAATGGCCGGCGTCCGCCGCCGCCGCCCCGCTCAGCGCCCCGACCGCCACCCCCGCCGGCTTCGGACGCCCGGCCTGGCGACATGCCGCCGCCGCCCGAAGGGCATGGCGACGACCGTGGCGACGAGCGCGGCGGCGAGCACGAGGCCGATGCCGACCAGACTGACACGCGCACCGCCCAGCAACGCGAGGCCGACCGCGCGGCGCACGAAGAGCGCATGCGGCGCCATAACAAGCCAGAGCCCGACGACATCCGCCGTGACCTGAAAGCGCTGGTGCAGTTGCTGAACGAACGGCTGAACGACGGCACCCGCGTGGCGTTGTCGCGCGGCCCCACGCCCGAGATCTTTATCTCGCTGGCGCCCAATTCGGCCAGCGAAGACGTGCCGCGCCTGCGGGAATGGCTGGTGATTCCCCTTGAACGTCTGGACCCGCCCGTGGCCACGCCCTTCATCGCCGCCTGGCTGGGGGGACTGGGCCTGTTGCTGTTGCTGGCCGTGGGTTTCTCTTGGCACATCACGCGGCCCATCACCCGGCTGGCGGACGCCGCTGACCGCTTGGCCGCCGGGCAACCGCAACGCGTGGAACCCTCGGGGCCGCATGAAACCCGCGCCTTGGGCGAGCGCTTCAACGCCATGCTGGACGCGCTGGCCGAGTCCGACTCGGTACGCCGCACGCTGCTGTCCGGCTTGCCGCACGATCTGAAAGGGCCGTTGTCGCGCATGTGGCTGCGCATTGAAATGGCCGACGATTCCAAGCTGAAGGAAGGCCTGCGCACCGATCTGCAAGACATGCAGCACATGGTGGACCAGTTCATCGGCTTCGTGCGCGGCACGGACCCGGCCGCCTACCGCTATGCGCCCATCGTGCTGTCCGAATGGTTGGCCGAGCGCGTCGGCGCATGGCATGGCGCCGGTACCGACATCACGCTGAAGTCGGTGGACGACGACGCACCGCTGGTGGTGCAGGCCGACGCGGTGGCCTTGGGCCGCCTGCTGGACAACCTGATCGGCAACGCGCTGAACCACGGCGCGCCGCCCGTGGACGTCAGCCTGCGCCGCGAAGCGCGCGAGGCGGTGCTGGATGTGGCGGACCATGGCCCCGGCATCGTGCCCGAACGCCGCCAGGAGGCGCTGCGCCCGTTCAGCCGTTTGGACGATGCGCGCACGCGCACCGGCAGCGTGGGGCTGGGCCTGGCGCTGGCCGAGGCCATTGCGCGCGCGCACGGCGGTTCGCTGGAGCTTCGCCAGGCGGAATCCGGCGGCCTGTGCGTGCGGGTAAGGCTGCCACTTTCGGAAAACGCCTAG